The Halosimplex litoreum genome has a window encoding:
- the mre11 gene encoding DNA double-strand break repair protein Mre11 — MTRVIHTGDTHLGYRQYHRPERKRDYLNAFRQVADDAVAEDVAAVVHAGDLFHDRRPTLDDIMGALSVLRTLDDAGVPFLAVVGNHEAKREGQWLDLFESLGLATRLGPEPVEVGSTAFYGLDFVPRSKREGFELDLEPHDADHAALVTHGLFEPFDFGEWDPAEIFATTDIEFDALLLGDNHHPETAQVDDTWVTYCGSTERTSASERDERGYNVVAFDGDVDVRRRGLDTREFVFVDLELGEGEGVDRVRKRVGEYDLDDAVVVVTVDGEGEPVTPAAVEEFALDHGALVARVTDRRETAEEGEREISFADPDDAVRERVRELGLSDAARSIDETVRASKVADSNVDDVVEDRVADLVEDGDLAAFEAVDLAGDSDESEPTDAGANGHETTESDGEAEAAEPGDGAVTAGAAADGGADAPPESEGEDGADGESPAEDGDGQATWGEFQ, encoded by the coding sequence ATGACGCGTGTGATACACACGGGGGACACTCACCTCGGCTACCGGCAGTATCACCGACCGGAGCGCAAGCGGGACTATCTGAACGCGTTCCGGCAGGTGGCCGACGACGCCGTGGCCGAAGACGTCGCCGCGGTCGTCCACGCCGGCGACCTGTTCCACGACCGGCGGCCGACCCTGGACGACATCATGGGAGCCCTCTCGGTCCTGCGGACGCTCGACGACGCCGGCGTGCCCTTCCTCGCCGTCGTCGGCAACCACGAGGCCAAACGCGAGGGCCAGTGGCTCGATCTGTTCGAGTCGCTCGGGCTCGCCACCCGACTCGGCCCCGAGCCCGTCGAGGTGGGTTCGACGGCGTTCTACGGGCTGGATTTCGTCCCGCGCTCGAAGCGCGAGGGCTTCGAACTCGACCTCGAACCACACGACGCCGACCACGCCGCCCTGGTCACCCACGGCCTGTTCGAGCCGTTCGACTTCGGCGAGTGGGACCCGGCGGAGATCTTCGCGACGACCGATATCGAGTTCGACGCGCTCCTGCTGGGGGACAACCACCACCCCGAGACCGCGCAGGTCGACGACACCTGGGTCACCTACTGCGGGTCGACCGAGCGCACCAGCGCCAGCGAACGCGACGAACGGGGGTACAACGTCGTCGCCTTCGACGGCGACGTGGACGTGCGTCGACGCGGCCTCGACACCCGCGAGTTCGTCTTCGTCGACCTCGAACTCGGCGAGGGCGAGGGCGTCGACCGCGTCCGCAAGCGCGTCGGCGAGTACGACCTCGACGACGCGGTCGTCGTCGTCACCGTCGACGGCGAGGGCGAACCGGTCACACCCGCGGCCGTGGAGGAGTTCGCGCTCGACCACGGGGCGCTGGTCGCCCGCGTCACCGACCGTCGGGAGACGGCCGAGGAGGGCGAGCGGGAGATCTCTTTCGCCGACCCCGACGACGCCGTCCGCGAGCGGGTCCGCGAGCTGGGTCTCAGCGACGCGGCCCGCTCGATCGACGAGACGGTCCGGGCCAGCAAGGTCGCCGACTCGAACGTCGACGACGTGGTCGAAGACCGGGTCGCCGACCTCGTCGAGGACGGCGACCTCGCGGCGTTCGAAGCGGTCGATCTAGCGGGCGACAGCGACGAATCGGAACCCACCGACGCCGGCGCCAACGGGCACGAAACCACTGAATCCGACGGCGAAGCCGAAGCCGCCGAACCCGGCGACGGAGCCGTCACCGCAGGCGCTGCGGCCGACGGCGGGGCCGACGCACCTCCCGAGAGCGAAGGCGAGGACGGAGCCGACGGGGAGAGCCCCGCGGAGGACGGCGACGGCCAGGCGACCTGGGGTGAGTTCCAGTGA